DNA sequence from the Candidatus Palauibacter australiensis genome:
TCTCCGCCTCGGCGAACTCCCGCACCATCTCGCGGATCATCGCATGATGGTCTTCCAGGTAGAAACTCGGATCTCCCATTCACTCCTCGGTTCGGTGTGTGCGGCCGGCGTCGCAATCGGGACTCTCGCATGCGCGCCGGGGTCGGGTGCGTGGCCCGGCGGCGGGCAGGCTGTGACTTCGGGACGCCGCGCGCCTAACGTACCGGAGGCGGGGCTCCCGCCGAAACGTCTGGCAGAAACGGGAGATTTGGAAGGGCCGGACGCGTCACGATCGGGCTCCGGCAGGCGTTGACCCTATGGATGGCAAGGGTGCAAGCCCGCGGCGCTCTTCGCGTACCGGCAACGGTGTGGAAGGGAGAACCGTGGACTTCGAGGCGGCATACAAGAGCCACTGGACACCACTTTTTCGGTATGTCGACCGGATGGTGGGTGACGCCGACCTTGCGGCGGATGTCGTACAGGAGGCGTTCGTTCGGCTGTTGGACCAGGCTCTTCCGGATGAGGAGGTGCGGCGCTGGCTGTTCACGGTGGCAACGAACCTGGTGCGGGACGACGCTCGCATGAGTTCGCGGCGGCGGCGGTTGCTGTCGCAGCGCTACGGGCAGACGGACCTCGCGCACGATCCGGTGGAGTTGCCGGACCAGCCGGTCTTGCGGGCT
Encoded proteins:
- a CDS encoding sigma-70 family RNA polymerase sigma factor, whose product is MDFEAAYKSHWTPLFRYVDRMVGDADLAADVVQEAFVRLLDQALPDEEVRRWLFTVATNLVRDDARMSSRRRRLLSQRYGQTDLAHDPVELPDQPVLRAERVAAVRAALAEMPERDRQLLLMREEGFRYAEIAEAIEVAPGSVGTLLARALRRFTEALDPRIVEDETGRGR